From the genome of Anopheles funestus chromosome 2RL, idAnoFuneDA-416_04, whole genome shotgun sequence:
CAACAACGCCCCAAACTCCATTCTTTATGGTGGCTGCCACAAATCAAGTTTCTTATTACTTGCAAATAATAGAACCGGTCTCGATTAATGCACAGCTCTGTCCGCATTTCCGCTCCGCTTTTTTCTCCCATCTACCCGCACCGGACCCGAAACTACCGCATCGCACGAGCGACTACACAAAAGGGTAGCCCTCATCGCTCAAGCACATGGCGTCACGCATCATTAATTATCCAATGACGAATGATACCGTCCATTCGATGGATTTGTGCAAAATGGCTCAACGAGGCGGTATCTGGTCCGATTGTTCGAAACCGGCTGCGAACCTTCCCAATCCATTTCGGAACGTCAAACCCGCCGCTGCATGTATGGTAGCCTCCATCCAGTTTACCTCGGACATCTTTCTCATACTCCTCATCAGCACCAGCACCGGTCCCAGTTTTAGGAAGACGATCAGAATAAACATTATTCCAACGAGCAATCGTTTATCTTCCCTAATCGTAGCCATGACTAACGTATCACACGCTTATTTGGACGCAACCAGCAGACTGAGAACCGGCCGGGCTGAGGAAAAGGTGATCTAGATTCGAGCCTCCAGTCTCTCAAAGCTTTTAGGTGTACTGCCAGTTTTTCTTTACACCACCGAAGATGTTACGCACGTCCGGGAATCCGGCCCGATAGACCGAGCAAcgcagtaacaaaaaaataagaccaAGCCCCTCAAACAGGGAACGAgaagaagcaataaaattaatgGAGACTTATCACTTACTTCAAGTGTTCATCCCACAATCAGCCGAGATTGATTCCGATGATGGGCACCGATGGTATGCGGAACAAGCAAAGTGACGTCCGATGCGACCATTACTCAATGCAGACATTCAGATTACTTAACACTCACGCGCGGGACTGCGCTCCAGCAAATAACTAGCATTCTTCGAGATACATACTTTCCTTCTACTCCGGATGGTTGCGAAACTAAACTGGCAGCCATCTTTCTTTGTGACGATTATTTCTGCATCAATTCCCTGGTGCAATTTAGTAAACAAACTGAAAGGATACAAATCACACGCAAGTTTGGTGTGCTATTCGGTCACGCTTTACTGCATCACACAACACTACTACGTAGAGTTCCCaggcgcacaaacacacagtaaTGCACTTCTTCCACCTAAATACTAGGCGGACGAGAAAGACAGCCAATTTCATCGATGCTGTCATCGTAATCAGCGTGCAGAACGACAGCCACAAACTTTTCACTTCCTGAGAAAAACGATATCCTGAGAAGGAGCTAAGAAGCTCCCATGTAGGAAAGGGAGAAGCGACGCAATTCAGACTGGAAGTGGAAATCAAAATGTAGTTCGATGTTTatgtattttgtattattcttTCAATTGGAAGCAGACAGGAAACGCAAACGGGACACATACCATTTCTGTTGCCAAGCGCATAGCAAACTTTCCTTCGGTGGGTTGGGAACACTAAGACGTGAAATGTTGCAACAGTTCTTTTACAGCACGGAGGTTACTAAGTTGTCACAGGACAAACTGTGAACCGTGCCAGTTCGCTGACAACTGTGTCAACTTTTAACTTAACGGTACGATCAATTATGTCAATAGCGTGCTCAAATATCCTTATCATTCTTCTAGAAAGCGTTGCTTGTATTTATAAACAAGTtgtattgcaacaatttcgcgtTGAAGATAAAAAAGTTGAGTCGTTTAATATTGCTACCAACATTACGTGTACACAGATTGCATACCACATGAAAAACATGTGAAATAGACGAAAATCAATAGAAAATCTGTATTGTAGAACAAACATTTTCAGGTCAAAAAGTTTAGTCGATAAGTTTGTCTGATGTGGTTTCCAAACTCAATGTTCGGAACTCAACGGTCAATCAactaaaatttaattgttttcgcTTAACGAACCGAACTTTCCCATTCCGTTGAAGAGTGTAACAGAATAATGGTTTGTCGTACGAAATGTTTGGAAGCGAAATAATTCGGTTTCGTTTTTAGTTTCATAAGCGACAAATTCGTGATTCGTGCTCCTAAATAACTAATAAAAACCATTCTTGCAAACACACCAATTAAATTAAGGGTAATGAAGTTTCGAACTCGCCCTCACGGCGCTACTGGTGCTGGTGATATTGATTGAAATTCCTAAAATTATGAGCTCTTTGACAGatcaaaatatatatattcttcaacattccaaacaaaattaacttaTGCAAGCCATTATTTTGTCTCAAAATCACGTTTTGATCCCACACAAAATTGTGCAAAGCACTTTACCTTATATAACTCGCATCGAACCCATGCCatgtttttcaacgcaaacCTACCGCAACTGCTAAACCTGCTTGACATTCACGCCGCTTCTTGGCTCGAAGTACAACGAAATTCCATCCTTCGGACGAGTGATGAGCTCGTGCTGTATTAACTGTTCGGCCCGTGTCTTTACTGACCGGATCGTAAACCGGCGCAAAATCGACGAAACAACACTCTTCTCCTCGAGCAGTGCAAACTTCTGGCCGATGCAGTTCCGTGGCCCCGCACTGAATGGAATGTACGCGTACGGGTGTCGATTTTCCGTCTGTTCCGGCAAGAAACGGTCCGGGTCGAATTTTTCCGCATCGGGAAAGAACCTACGCAAACGGTGGTTGGTGAATTGGTGAAACTAGGCTCGCTTTTCCCTCGCTTTGCCACGGTGTCTACTTACCGTTCATCCCGATGCACGTGGTACGCATGCACACCGACAATCGTGCCGGCCGGGACGTGATAACCACCAAGCGTAATGTCTTCACTGAGCGTACGACCAAAAAAGGACACGGATGGGTAGAGCCGTAACGTCTCCTTGAGGCACCGTTCGAGCAGCTTCATCTCGTTCAGATCCCGCATCGTTGGGGCTCGGTTCGACTCGCCAAAGATCGAATCAATTTCCTGCTGAACTTGATGCTGAATTTCCGGATGAAGTGCGAGCAGAAACAACGCCCAACACATCCCGGCGGTGGTCGTATCGTGTCCCTACGTTTCGGTGCGTGTATTTTTATGTCGTGTTTGAGATAGacaagatagagagaaagagattgtGGAGTGTTGGAGGAGGGTAAACAGATAAAGAAACATGAGCTCACAGCTGATAGCAATGTCCTCACGGTGACAGTTGTTATGCTATTCAGCTGAGTACCGTTTGCGGTACGGCTCGTTTCGGTGTTGTCACTCACCTCGAACATAAACGTGTCGACCTCTTCCCGGACATCGTCGTCACTGAGCAGGTTGCTCTGCTCGTTGCTTTGCAGCAGCATATCTAGAAAGGCTAGCCGTCGCTTCCGGCCACTGTCCCATTTCTCCGCCCTAGCTTCATTCACCGGACGTTGCTTCAACTCTTCACGTCGCTCGCGTATAACCTAACACGTAAGCGTAACAGTGATATTTGCATCATTTAATGAGTTTTTAGTTACATACTGTATCAGTTTCATCAACTCTCCCATACCTTGCTAGAATATCCATGCACTTCTGCCAGTGCTCTGCGGTATTGCTGGCCAGCCCGCGACCTATTCCAGATAAAGTCCGGATGAAGCCAGGGCCGTACCACACGGTACTGAATCATTGCGCTCAGTCTACAGTTGGGGTAAGTAAATCAGGTACATTAATCTTAGTTCCCTCACACCATGTGGTACACCGAGCATACTTACTCGTACACAGCCGCAACGTACGGATTATCCATGCCACTAGTCTGTGCGTTCACCTTCACACCCATTGCCGTTTCTGTACACGGCAGCAAACATACCGGCCACCCATACCGCCCCCAATCATCAGAATGAAGCACAATCatcagaaaaataataataaaacatgacGTGTAAGTAGCTTCATCAGAACCAGCAGCACTATAACCATCACCTTCCTTTGCCACACTACACACTACAACTCAATCACACATTCCGGCGGTTCGTTACTCACCGCAAATGATATCCAGCGCCGCCTTCGTGATGAACGGGTACACGTTGATCGGTTGTTTGCCACTTCCGGCCTGTACTGACAGCTTCTCCACCAGCAGTGCACCGTGTTCGGCAAACACCTCACAGAAGCCATCGAGTATGTTGAAGTGGAAGGTGGGCGTTATGAGCCGCCGGTGCTGAAACCATCGATCATCTGTGGAGTTGAGAAATTTTCGGCCCGCAGATGATGAAATGAAGTGCTTCAAGTTATTCAACCTTCTTCGTTTTTACTCCGTGGTTTACCTTTCGATGTTAGCAGACCCTGACCGAGCCAGGCCGATAGAAATTTATACATCGCTGACTTTTCGATGTGCCGGCTGGAGGAGATGAGCTTTTCCACGTACTCCGCCTTGTTAATTCGCACCTCCGGTGTGAAGCCGTTCCAAATCCGATGAATTCCCGGATAGGCACGGGTGCGTTCATCAATTATGTAGAATATTTCTGCGGTAATTTAAACATGTAAGCATATTTGATCAGTTTTTACTAAACGAAGCTCTCAAGTACCTTCCGACTTCTTTCCAATGAAGGAGTGCATCGTTCCGACCACCGGGTAAGCCTTGGGGCCGGGAATTTTGTCCATTATATTCTGCAGCTGAAACCGTTTCTTGAGCCATCTCAAAAAGGGTACCAAAGTGATCAGTACCAGTGCTAACTGGATGAACACAACCGATTCTCCGTTGAACATTTTGATCCACACTACGCTATCGCACTAGCTGTCCAATTTAGGGTACAATAATATTGATTATCTACTTAATACTATCACCGGAAGATATGGCTGTGATGAGATAAGTAACAAACTCGCTACACTTTCTTCGAACAAGTTTGGTCTTTAAACGGTCATGCTGACAGTCCGACGAATCCAACACAACTGAGCACCACTTCGATCTCATCCGCTCGTCTTATGGCAGTAAGTCATTGTGTActctctgacagcagcagtgTTTCTCGGAGCCTTAAGTCCCTCGTAAGGTGATAACTTGTACATCATAGCGACTTTCTTCTTATCACTTATTCGCCTCTTCTTCTTAGGACTAACAATCTGCATCTGATCGCGTGTAATAGCACACCCAAACACTGTAACAGATAACCAAATCCAACCATACAACGTACGAGCAAAGTCGAGCAAAGATGCCTCCTCATAAACGCACGCGACGCTTCTTCATCGGAAGGTTCAAAGGTTTCGTCAGATGGTCACTGGACCGCCTTAAACCGGCTCGTCTGTTGGTCGTTCATTCGCCGGACTGTGAGTACCATTCGGTTAGCCATGATTATGCATAATTCAATGTTTTCTTATGCGTTGATTTATGAAGCGTCATGTAATGGCGACACGTTTGGCCGCAATTTGTACCAATCATTGCTTTATTACAGCTATGACCGAAAACAACTCGAgccttttcgtttgtttcattaAGTAGTGAGATGTAGACATTGAAACAGTCGTCAGAGGAACTAAAATATAGAGAGCTTAGGAAATTCTTATTTTAAAACCAGAACAAACTATGTACTATAGCCACAATTTCGTAATTCGTAGAAATACTGCAAACAagtctttaaattaaaagcatCTTCCTTTTAATTTCCAACAGGGTAGTCCAACGAACGGTACTGGCCATCGTTAATAATCGAATACATGTCCCGGGGAAATGATGCAGCTTGTTTGCGGTAATCGCTTCATATCCCACAACGCTTTGCCTAGCTGAAGCCAACCGTGTGTGCCACCCGTGCCAACGGTTAAATGGAAAACCGTGTTCCATCATCGACAACATAGTGATGGAGTCATGTCAGTTCGTTGCGGCACCgtatccattttccaccgctGGCATATTGACTCGTTCGTTAGTATTGTGTACGAAGATAGGTGAACAACAAAGATGGCAACGTTTTATGTTTGCATCAAACATTGGCAGCACATTTTTGGTTAGCATGTAAGCTTCACTTTGTACCGTGTTTGTTTTCTACTTATTTTCGAAGATGATGACGGTGACACACGTTTAGTATCCCTTCGTTACGGATTAACGTAAAGCGAAACCATTTCTAATTGATGCATCTTTATCAATGTATCCCTTCTGGAGtgcttttcaatttcattcctTTCTTTATGTATCTCTTGTGCCGAAAGTTAGTTCATGACAGTGGCATAAGTTTTCGCATGTTCACTTTACACTTGCTATTGACTTTTCGCGCCATAAGCAAACCACGCAGCGAAACGGAACTTCCCTAGAGCAAAATGATTTAACAAGCAACGAGCTAAGCGCCACGGATACCGCAAACAAATCGTTCCCTCGAAGTGTTTCTGCTTCCCTTTTCAGCCGACACTAATTTAAATGTTACTgtttccgacagcatgtttgTCTTCATTTACCAGCCGGTGACCGGCGCACACCGGATAAAGGCACCACCGTACACATCCATAATTAAGAAATTTAGTGTACCATATGTTGGGCTTGGGATTCGACACCATCTTCCGGCACGAAGCCTTAGCCGAAACGCTTGAAGATGTCGACGGCAGCAGCCTATGAATCGAGAACCGGTGTGCTTCAAGTGGTAAAGTTTACGCCACTTTCGCTATAGGTTCACAAGAATGCCGCCCGAAGTCAGCTTAAGGAACCCGCTGCCAGCCGGGTAGGTTTGGTTCAAATTGTATATCGCACGGTAAAAGCGTATCTTCCCGAAACCCAAGACGGATGGCCTGATTGTGACAGATGCTTCCGGAAGAAAGCTTACCAGCTGCTTTTGCTACTGTTGGTTCGAAAGATCAAGATTAATTCCAGCCCCATGTACCGTCCTCGAAACGGACGGACTGATATCTTCTAAGTAGCTTGATGAAGAAGGCCAAGGGCAGATTGTTTATGTGATGACGAATTAACACTGAAGGGTGCCAATAAATAACGCCTACAGTAGGATGTGTTCCAAATATTAAGCAGCACCTCGTtgcaaaatgatttatttactgGGAATAAAAATGGGCCAAAAACTAATAGCTTAGAAATTAAGAATTTTTacgtaattaaaacattaattttcaatcataaaaaaatcacggtTAGTTTATCATCAACAATTTGCATTAAGTTCCTACAGTTGGTAGcatcaaaatttaaacaattaatgAAACTCACTATATGTAGAACACTTTCaactaaaaaccacattcagtttgcatacctttagtcTCTTACAAGTTCAGCCTTCgttacacaccaaacacaaataatttaatgaaaacgCCATGCCatgaaaaaagcataaaaatcatACAACAGTCAGGTTTAACGGTGAGTTCTGAACTCCATTACAAATCTCAAAACTCTTGCCGTGAAAAACAAGCTTCCGTCTCCTTCAAGCGACACAACCGCAAGCTCATATTTTCAACGCTATATACACTCGGTCGAGCAGAAACGACTCTAGCAGTGGTTCTTCTGATTCAACCTCAAACGTCTAGCACCAGAAACCATCGCACTATTTCTCACCGACCGTACACATTCGCCTGTGGTTCCAACGGTCAGAAGAGCAATTGGGCACACCCGCATCTCCAACCGGCCCAGCCGCATCTTCAACCATAGCAGTCGTAACCAAAAACTCAAGGCTAAAAATTCGGTTCGTATTGTTTTGACTTTTGCATTGTCGGGCCAAAAAGCGAAAGCTTACCAGCATCCGAATCAAAAACCTTCTCCCGTAACACTTCCTACACCCTGCTCCATTCGCAGCAGGGAAGCCAAAAGGGCTTTCTCGTATGCTGGGTGCAAACCGCCGAGGACAATCATTGAAATTCATTACGCagtaattttccaaattttactGCGATTCCCACACCGAAGAGCAAAAGTTCGGCCTTCGAAACCCTTTTCCCGGTGAACCGTTCGTTCGCCGACGGAAAATCCGCACCAACGATATGGTAACCCATGTGCAAAACGGTTCCTCTACGGCTCCCTGTGCGTCCGATGGTGAGCTTCCTTCCCTCGGGGTGGAACGAGGGCCAACAATTTAGAGACTCGAGAAAGGCTATAATGGTTTAATTTACGATCGTCTTCTCGCTATCGTGCGCTCAGTGCACCGTCAGTGCAGAGGAATCCATTTTGAAACGAAGGGTACGCCTATCTTTCTGCATGTATACGTGCGTTGCTGTGTGTGGAAATGTATTGTACAACTATTTGACCGAGAAGCTTTCCCAAAGCGCGCACATGGAAGACAAAACGATTCTCCGTGTCCCTACCCGAGCAAGCAGCGAGGAACGGAAGCTCGATTGTTCTAACAAAAGGGATTTGGAAACTTTCGCTCCTAAAAACGCGCTCCCCGACACCCGGACGCCATTGGGAAAGTTTAATTTGCATGCCATCGAGTATGCCTCCTCATTCGGAAAATGCCTATTGACAGCTAGCTCCAACGAAGCACGCCAGCGAGCAGCGGAACGGTTGTATCGTGCCCATCTTCAGGGTCGGGTGTGGTACATTAAGAATATTAATTGAATTCAACGATTACGATTTATTTCAACCCCTCTCCCTCCACCCCATCCAACGGCCCCATTCGCACGGCCAATGGGGAACTAATGTTGTGCCAAAGGGTTCCTAAATTAGCCAAACTCAATTCATTATGATGGCGTTTTCAATTTCGCTCCATTTCCGATGCAGATGCCTCCTAGGGCTCGTGAGCATATTAATTTCGATGTAATCTGTTTAAGGCCAAGTCGAACCAGGGAGCGGCAGTGGGCTGTAATAGTTCACAGCATTCACTCACACGCCACAGCCAATATGCTGCTGATTGTAGTAATGACTTTTCTTGGGAGAAATACATTAAAAGAATCGGGTTTTAATTCAATCAGTACATGGAAAAAGGGGGGTGCATTATTAGTGCTTGGTTAAAGATAAATTGCTTCTCGTGAGAAATGGACAATAAGCTGTTTAATGGACCTTCATTCTCGCTTGCTTTTGTCAGCAAAACTTTGCTCGATAAAAATATGTCCCGAAATATATGCAACCATTCACTGCCGTATTGCTAAACATGAAAAGATACGCAATAAACTGTAGAAAATCACTGATAAAATAAGTAGTTACTCAATTAAACATGTCAAAACATTCTCAAAAGCTTTATATAACTGATATACACTTGTATATACTGTGCTACTTTTACCACAAATATTTACCCCCACGAATGAAACACGACATGCAAATTATGATCGATGACCAAGTGCTTGTTCGCAAGTGCTCTTTGTGCCCTAAACTACCCTTGTGTCATTCCAAATACAAAACCGTTAAATGAATTTCCATCAGCGATGAAACGGGTCGAATGTTTAACAcgtaaacgcacttccggcgAACAGAAACATTAGCACGTAATTGGTGTGAATTGCTATAATGATGGTGGTCATTAAACGGTTGTCACGGTTTTCCTCACCCACGGACTGTCCACTGCGAAGGTACGGCCGCTACGCTTTTTCACTGACGAACAGCTGACATGACACACTGTGAAAAGCATCCATTGGACTGGCCGGTGAACGTAATTAAAACCCATTCTATTGATCAAGGAGTTTATAGTATGTCAGCTTAACGCCTGAATGAAGATATCGAACTTGCCTAGTGCAGTGACATTTGAATAacattataattaaattgctGCCATTTACTTCTTTTCAAGCATCGTAGAATCAACATCAGaatgcaatttatttaaaatattttttaataaattataataagcaACCACCTGCAAATGATGTGAAACAAAATTCCGAAAGCTCACTATAATCCAAAGGTGCAATGTTTTAATCATCTCGCGGCACACAATTCATCAGCATGAAGCGCGTTGTTTAATAAGACATTAGAAAATGAGCGCAGATGACAATCACAAAATGCACGCACCAGACCGCAAAATATGGCTTATCATTTCCCTTGTCCATAAATCATCCAATTAAGACATTCATCGTCCCGGAGCGAATCAGTGTGacggttttccattttttttattacggcGCTTCCAAGTCTCCCCACAATCGCTCACGCATACGACCACAACAAACGTAAACAATTTTCCGTCCACTTTCACGACCATGCTCCCGAAAGAATGTCACCGCACGAACCGAATAACCGCTCAGTACCGCCCATCAAAACCGGTGAATGGCCTATATCCAAACTATAATCATTTCCGGAAATATCGCCCGCTGACCGGGCTCGGAAAATATAAATGTGACCGGAAGTGGAACGCCGTGCCATGCTGGCGATGGCTTTTGCCGAAGCCACCACTTTATGATGATGCCCGGGCTCAAAGGAACGAATAATCCTTATCGGGCGAAAGACTTACCACTTGGTCTGTACTTTATGACTCTCGTTTTCCGGTGCCGGTGAAACTGTTTGCCACAAACGTACACAAACGCGGAACAGAACGACTaccacagaagaaaaaaaaatccaccggAATGGAACTAATAAAGAGAGCCATCCCTTGATGAGGGAGCTttgtgactcttttttttatttcattttccaccgttCCGCTAGAACATCCTGACCGTAACGAAAGCGCCTATCAAAGCGGATCACCGTAGATGAATGGCAGAGATTcggtagaaggaaaaaacacatttcggtAATATTGAACCCGTTGTCTAATCTGAAGAAAGAAGTATTTACTGGTACACCAACACAAAAGAAGCCCTTTCGACTataaagagaaaggaaaaatcataTTTCGTTTCACCACGTTATCTGTTTATCCGACGCACTGTGTCACTTCCggatgggaaaatattttacgacatgtaacaaaatgcaaaataccaTCTGATTTATGTATGAGCTCTGTCATTTTTTCGCTTCTCCGCTGCGCGTATGAATATCCGGTGGGACATTAGTTTTATGATTTacatgaaattttttaaagcgATATtatgaacgatttttttttgcttccagtTTCGGTAGCTAAGAAAACACAACTGCAACATTGCTGCCCAACACTATGTAGCAACGCTCTAGAGTTAAACTAAATATCTCTTAGGTAGTACATGGTTAGAAACCTAATGTTTGTTTCGTAGCTACAAATAATATACAATTTCATATGTGCAGACAATAGTTTTGAATATAATGCGATTTGTGTGCTTTTGACAAACAGATCCAAACAATTATGTTCCCAAAGCAAATAATTATCAGTGCAGCactattaaaacataaaacaatcatGAAGAGCACAACTCCACCCCGCATGCAATCAAACCCTAGTGTTGTAATGTAGGTTACAGTAAAGATTATAAGCtcttacaaacacacactcaaccCCATTACTCTCAAATGGTTTATCACCCCGTCTAGGTCGTCCATATGGTGCCATCACTGTTGGCTTGCTCATTTACGCTATTTATCTTGCGCATACTACCAcagccaacaaacaaacccacCCGCTGCGGAAATTGTGCCACAGCCACGTGGTCAGCCACGGCGTCAAAATGTGACGCGAATCTTACGCATCCCGCATTCGGTACTGCAACTGACGTTCAAAAggaatctaaaaaaaatccaccgtTCGACGCTCCcaccaaaaccaaccaacctcTGTTGGATTTTGTGGTGAACAGGAAGCTACTGACGAGTCTTGTCAGTTGGTCGGGATAATGTGGAGAAACTCGGATGTGTTcccctttttgtgtgttcttttttcgcaCGATCCCTGAATAATACAACGCTACACAAGCGTTTGACCTCTTGCGCAGCGTGGTGCCAAATAGAGCAGTGCCCATCACCAGCCCATAAACCAACGCCCGCTGTGTGAGGTGATGCTGACAATTGATGAACTTCTGCCCTGTCAGTCTAGCGACGGGCGCAACCGTTCTTTACCGTTCCATGTCC
Proteins encoded in this window:
- the LOC125762344 gene encoding cytochrome P450 4C1-like, which encodes MFNGESVVFIQLALVLITLVPFLRWLKKRFQLQNIMDKIPGPKAYPVVGTMHSFIGKKSEEIFYIIDERTRAYPGIHRIWNGFTPEVRINKAEYVEKLISSSRHIEKSAMYKFLSAWLGQGLLTSKDDRWFQHRRLITPTFHFNILDGFCEVFAEHGALLVEKLSVQAGSGKQPINVYPFITKAALDIICETAMGVKVNAQTSGMDNPYVAAVYELSAMIQYRVVRPWLHPDFIWNRSRAGQQYRRALAEVHGYSSKVIRERREELKQRPVNEARAEKWDSGRKRRLAFLDMLLQSNEQSNLLSDDDVREEVDTFMFEGHDTTTAGMCWALFLLALHPEIQHQVQQEIDSIFGESNRAPTMRDLNEMKLLERCLKETLRLYPSVSFFGRTLSEDITLGGYHVPAGTIVGVHAYHVHRDERFFPDAEKFDPDRFLPEQTENRHPYAYIPFSAGPRNCIGQKFALLEEKSVVSSILRRFTIRSVKTRAEQLIQHELITRPKDGISLYFEPRSGVNVKQV